A single region of the Nocardioides sp. W7 genome encodes:
- a CDS encoding GNAT family N-acetyltransferase, whose protein sequence is MIAGLPAGLTARPLTLDDARAVHAAIAAEEEVDLGAAELTLEDVLADWRRPSYDIATSTIGVLDGDELVAYGDLSGPGVAYAAVLPAHQGRGLGTAIAGWLQATARARGYAAIGAQVPEGSAADRLLADLGYTVRWTAWDLELPPGAGVAARPMPDGFAIRDAAEGDRTAVWSLVEDAFGEWADRERMTIQDFGARVWGRPGFAPWNLRLLESPAGEPVGAVHVFLAGDAGYVARVAVRPDHRGRGLAPPLLVDAFARAREHGAQRCYLSTDTRAGARGLYERVGMVVASTWVNRAKDL, encoded by the coding sequence GTGATCGCGGGGCTCCCGGCCGGTCTGACCGCCCGCCCGCTCACCCTCGACGACGCCCGCGCCGTCCACGCCGCGATCGCAGCCGAGGAGGAGGTCGACCTGGGCGCGGCCGAGCTCACGCTCGAGGACGTGCTGGCCGACTGGCGGCGACCGTCGTACGACATCGCGACGAGCACGATCGGCGTCCTCGACGGCGACGAGCTGGTGGCGTACGGCGACCTCAGCGGTCCGGGCGTCGCGTACGCGGCGGTGCTGCCGGCGCACCAGGGCCGCGGCCTCGGGACGGCGATCGCCGGCTGGCTGCAGGCCACGGCCCGCGCGCGCGGCTACGCGGCGATCGGCGCGCAGGTCCCCGAGGGCAGCGCGGCCGACCGGCTGCTGGCCGACCTGGGCTACACCGTCCGGTGGACGGCCTGGGACCTGGAGCTGCCACCCGGAGCCGGGGTCGCGGCGCGACCGATGCCGGACGGGTTCGCGATCCGCGACGCCGCGGAGGGCGACCGCACGGCCGTCTGGTCGCTGGTCGAGGACGCCTTCGGCGAGTGGGCGGACCGGGAGCGGATGACGATCCAGGACTTCGGCGCGCGGGTCTGGGGGCGGCCCGGCTTCGCGCCCTGGAACCTCCGGTTGCTGGAGAGCCCCGCCGGCGAGCCGGTCGGCGCGGTGCACGTCTTCCTCGCCGGGGACGCGGGCTACGTCGCGCGGGTCGCCGTACGACCCGACCACCGCGGGCGCGGCCTGGCCCCGCCGCTGCTGGTCGACGCGTTCGCCCGGGCCCGCGAGCACGGCGCGCAGCGGTGCTACCTGTCGACCGACACCCGCGCCGGTGCGCGCGGGCTCTACGAGAGGGTCGGGATGGTGGTCGCGTCGACCTGGGTCAACCGCGCCAAAGATCTATAA
- a CDS encoding LLM class flavin-dependent oxidoreductase — MSTTFVTRYDLRAPGVTPEERQELFGRAVEQAAYVDRLGHDAIMVSEHHAAEDGYLPSPLLVASAFAAVTERVPITISALLVNLYEPARLAEDIAVLDLLSKGRVSYTLGLGYRPVEYELYDRQWSTRGRDIEERIARILELWATGATTPGPYSQPHPFLFYGGGSLAAARRAARLGLNFQPQHGDRALKDEYDATCRSLGREPGFVLRAPDTGPANVFCAADPEEFWERYGHHLLADATAYQEWHGEAGSYVVDSSRSVEEMQQAGVYLVTTPDDLVDRCRAGLRLVTSHPACGGLPAEPSWASLRAISETVLPAVRS; from the coding sequence ATGAGCACTACCTTCGTCACCCGCTACGACCTCCGGGCCCCCGGCGTCACCCCCGAGGAGCGTCAGGAGCTGTTCGGGCGGGCCGTCGAGCAGGCGGCGTACGTCGACCGGCTCGGCCACGACGCGATCATGGTCTCCGAGCACCACGCGGCCGAGGACGGCTACCTGCCGAGCCCGCTGCTGGTCGCCTCGGCGTTCGCGGCGGTGACCGAGCGGGTGCCGATCACGATCTCGGCGCTCCTGGTCAACCTCTACGAGCCGGCGCGGCTGGCCGAGGACATCGCCGTGCTCGACCTGCTCAGCAAGGGCCGGGTCAGCTACACGCTGGGACTGGGCTACCGGCCGGTGGAGTACGAGCTGTACGACCGGCAGTGGTCGACCCGGGGCCGCGACATCGAGGAGCGGATCGCTCGGATCCTGGAGCTGTGGGCCACGGGCGCCACGACACCGGGGCCCTACTCCCAGCCGCACCCGTTCCTCTTCTACGGCGGCGGCTCACTCGCCGCCGCGCGCCGGGCCGCCCGGCTGGGTCTGAACTTCCAGCCGCAGCACGGCGACCGCGCCCTGAAGGACGAGTACGACGCGACCTGCCGCTCGCTCGGCCGCGAGCCCGGCTTCGTGCTGCGCGCCCCCGACACCGGGCCGGCCAACGTCTTCTGCGCCGCGGACCCCGAGGAGTTCTGGGAGCGCTACGGACACCACCTGCTCGCGGACGCCACGGCGTACCAGGAGTGGCACGGCGAGGCGGGGTCGTACGTCGTCGACAGCTCGCGCAGCGTCGAGGAGATGCAGCAGGCCGGCGTCTACCTGGTCACCACGCCCGACGACCTCGTCGACCGGTGCCGCGCCGGACTGCGGCTGGTCACCAGCCACCCCGCCTGCGGCGGTCTGCCCGCCGAGCCGTCCTGGGCGAGCCTGCGGGCGATCAGCGAGACGGTGTTGCCGGCGGTGCGGAGCTGA
- a CDS encoding aromatic acid exporter family protein yields MDAAGTTTQRPGRRRDRWHDPVLWTDAIQLLKTVVAAVVAWVLATDVLDLSQSFLAPWSALLVVHGTVYRTFSQGLRQVVAAVAGVLVAWLVGWSLGLDPLAVGVAVGAGLVVGAIGWFNDEGTTIAATALIVLTTGFADDRLVLLDRLLDTGIGIAVGLIVNALVWPPLRRRAAVAALDALDGQIGELLVDMAAGVEHGFRPEEVADWVERSRGLDEDLDRAWSLVRQARESALMNPRRGAGEYRDPREWVQLLRRMEQALAEIRSLARTCSYDQLVEPEWQPRFRTAYAAALRKAGDGLVRADRQALLAAWEDLDRLVDELAETQPAPRLWPVYGSLVVNLRNLVDAMDEVAAQNPLAQAPLPFARLRLRRRRSR; encoded by the coding sequence ATGGACGCAGCGGGCACGACGACACAGCGGCCCGGGCGTCGCCGCGACCGGTGGCACGACCCGGTCCTGTGGACCGACGCCATCCAGCTCCTCAAGACCGTCGTCGCCGCCGTCGTCGCCTGGGTCCTGGCCACGGACGTGCTGGACCTGTCGCAGTCCTTCCTGGCCCCGTGGTCGGCGCTCCTGGTCGTGCACGGGACCGTCTACCGCACCTTCTCGCAGGGCCTGCGCCAGGTGGTGGCCGCGGTCGCCGGCGTCCTCGTCGCCTGGCTGGTCGGGTGGTCCCTGGGGCTGGACCCGCTGGCGGTCGGGGTGGCGGTCGGGGCCGGCCTGGTGGTGGGGGCGATCGGCTGGTTCAACGACGAGGGCACCACGATCGCGGCGACCGCGCTGATCGTGCTCACCACCGGTTTCGCCGACGACCGCCTCGTGCTGCTGGACCGCCTGCTCGACACCGGGATCGGGATCGCGGTCGGCCTCATCGTCAACGCGCTGGTCTGGCCGCCCCTGCGCCGGCGGGCCGCGGTCGCCGCCCTGGACGCGCTGGACGGCCAGATCGGGGAGCTCCTGGTGGACATGGCCGCCGGGGTCGAGCACGGCTTCCGGCCCGAGGAGGTCGCCGACTGGGTCGAGCGGAGCCGCGGCCTCGACGAGGACCTCGACCGGGCCTGGTCGCTGGTCCGGCAGGCCCGGGAGAGCGCCCTGATGAACCCCCGCCGCGGTGCCGGCGAGTACCGCGACCCGCGCGAGTGGGTGCAGCTGCTGCGCCGGATGGAGCAGGCGCTGGCCGAGATCCGCAGCCTCGCGCGGACCTGCTCCTACGACCAGCTGGTCGAGCCGGAGTGGCAGCCCCGGTTCCGGACGGCGTACGCCGCCGCGCTCCGCAAGGCCGGCGACGGGCTCGTCCGGGCCGACCGTCAGGCGCTGCTGGCCGCCTGGGAGGACCTGGACCGGCTCGTCGACGAGCTGGCCGAGACCCAGCCGGCCCCGCGACTGTGGCCGGTCTACGGGAGCCTCGTGGTGAACCTGCGCAACCTGGTCGACGCGATGGACGAGGTCGCCGCCCAGAACCCGCTCGCCCAGGCGCCGCTCCCGTTCGCGCGGCTGCGCCTGCGTCGTCGGCGGTCGCGGTGA
- a CDS encoding acyl-CoA dehydrogenase family protein codes for MTTPSFELSPDHLELQRWLHTFAADVIRPAAAEWDEREEFPWPVVEEAAKVGIYSFDFIATQAFDGTGLGFPVTMEELFWGDAGIGLSIVGTSLAAAAVRANGTDEQVGEWVPEMYGAPGDLRLGAFCSSEPDAGSDVGAMRTRAVYDEATDEWVLNGTKTWATNGGIADVHVVTAVVDPDLRTRGQASFVVPPKTKGLSQGQKFHKHGIRASHTAEVVLDQVRVPGRCLLGGKERLDARLARARDGSGARGNASMATFERTRPAVGAQAVGIARAAYEVALDYAKTREQFGKAIIENQAIAFALADMKTAIDASRLLVWRAAWMASQGKTFEAAEGSMSKLFAGETAVKVTGQAMQILGGNGFTREYPVERWARDAKIYTIFEGTSEIQRLVIARTISGAPIR; via the coding sequence GTGACGACGCCCTCCTTCGAGCTCAGCCCCGACCACCTCGAGCTGCAGCGCTGGCTGCACACCTTCGCCGCCGATGTCATCCGCCCCGCCGCGGCCGAGTGGGACGAGCGCGAGGAGTTCCCGTGGCCGGTGGTCGAGGAAGCGGCCAAGGTCGGCATCTACTCCTTCGACTTCATCGCGACCCAGGCCTTCGACGGGACCGGGCTCGGCTTCCCGGTCACCATGGAGGAGCTGTTCTGGGGCGATGCCGGCATCGGCCTGTCCATCGTCGGCACGTCGCTCGCTGCCGCTGCCGTCCGCGCGAACGGCACCGACGAGCAGGTCGGGGAGTGGGTCCCTGAGATGTACGGCGCCCCGGGCGACCTCCGGCTGGGCGCGTTCTGCTCCTCCGAGCCGGACGCCGGCTCCGACGTCGGTGCGATGCGGACCCGCGCGGTGTACGACGAGGCCACCGACGAGTGGGTGCTCAACGGCACCAAGACCTGGGCGACCAACGGCGGGATCGCCGACGTGCACGTGGTGACCGCGGTCGTGGACCCCGACCTGCGCACCCGCGGCCAGGCGAGCTTCGTCGTACCGCCGAAGACGAAGGGACTCAGCCAGGGCCAGAAGTTCCACAAGCACGGCATCCGCGCCTCGCACACCGCCGAGGTCGTGCTGGACCAGGTGCGGGTGCCCGGCCGGTGCCTGCTCGGCGGCAAGGAGCGGCTCGACGCCCGACTCGCCCGCGCCCGCGACGGCAGCGGCGCCCGGGGCAACGCCAGCATGGCGACCTTCGAGCGCACCCGGCCCGCGGTCGGCGCCCAGGCGGTCGGCATCGCGCGGGCGGCGTACGAGGTGGCCCTCGACTACGCGAAGACCCGCGAGCAGTTCGGCAAGGCGATCATCGAGAACCAGGCGATCGCCTTCGCGCTCGCCGACATGAAGACCGCCATCGACGCCTCGCGGCTGCTGGTCTGGCGGGCGGCGTGGATGGCCAGCCAGGGCAAGACCTTCGAGGCGGCCGAGGGCTCGATGTCCAAGCTCTTCGCCGGCGAGACGGCGGTGAAGGTGACCGGCCAGGCGATGCAGATCCTCGGCGGCAACGGCTTCACGCGGGAGTACCCCGTGGAGCGGTGGGCCCGCGACGCCAAGATCTACACGATCTTCGAGGGCACGTCCGAGATCCAGCGGCTGGTGATTGCCAGGACCATCTCCGGGGCACCTATTCGCTGA
- a CDS encoding MerR family transcriptional regulator, with the protein MRIGEVARSAGVTVKAVRYYESLGLVRAGRLPNGYREYDEAQVHRIREIRTLGELGITAERTRPFLDCLDAGRPSGDDCPASLDTYREAIADMTHRIAQLGDRRDTLADRLAAATARTAPVPRCELVPEEIP; encoded by the coding sequence ATGCGGATCGGCGAGGTTGCCCGGAGTGCGGGGGTGACGGTGAAGGCGGTGCGCTACTACGAGTCGCTCGGGCTCGTGCGCGCCGGCCGGCTGCCCAACGGCTACCGGGAGTACGACGAGGCGCAGGTGCACCGGATCCGCGAGATCCGGACGCTCGGAGAGCTCGGCATCACCGCCGAGCGGACCCGCCCGTTCCTCGACTGCCTCGACGCCGGGCGTCCGTCCGGCGACGACTGCCCCGCCTCCCTCGACACCTACCGCGAGGCGATCGCCGACATGACGCACCGGATCGCCCAGCTGGGCGACCGGCGCGACACGCTCGCCGACCGCCTCGCGGCCGCCACCGCTCGCACCGCACCCGTCCCGCGGTGCGAGCTCGTCCCCGAGGAGATCCCATGA
- a CDS encoding thioredoxin domain-containing protein: MTTLSALPGFTAVTDATFATEVLASSTPVLVDVWAAWCGPCHQLGPVLADVAAELGDRLRVVTLDADAHPATAAALKVLGLPTMKVFRGGEEIGAIVGSRPRRALLEQLERILA; the protein is encoded by the coding sequence ATGACCACTCTGTCCGCCCTGCCCGGCTTCACCGCCGTCACGGACGCCACCTTCGCCACGGAGGTGCTGGCCTCATCCACGCCCGTGCTGGTCGACGTCTGGGCGGCGTGGTGCGGCCCGTGCCACCAGCTCGGTCCGGTCCTGGCCGACGTCGCCGCCGAGCTCGGCGACCGGCTGCGCGTGGTCACCCTGGACGCCGACGCCCACCCGGCGACCGCGGCGGCCCTGAAGGTGCTCGGCCTGCCGACGATGAAGGTGTTCCGGGGCGGCGAGGAGATCGGCGCGATCGTCGGCAGCCGCCCCCGGCGCGCCCTGCTCGAGCAGCTCGAACGGATCCTCGCCTGA
- a CDS encoding Crp/Fnr family transcriptional regulator, producing MSELSTALHDLAGADPGAADELLALMHRVHLNRGGVLFTQGDPGASMYVVASGSLKVTRSASRDRPTMLAVLGPGDVLGEMSLLDATDRDATVTAVAPTVLLELSRARFDEELGRRPDLVRALLGHLARRLRTSNDTVSDLVFSDVPARVARMVLRLGERFGVPNADGAVVVEHQLTQSELAQLVGSARETVNKALARFASEGLIDVQQRVITIRDQERLRAFAS from the coding sequence GTGTCCGAGCTCAGCACGGCCCTGCACGACCTCGCAGGAGCCGACCCGGGCGCGGCCGACGAGCTGCTCGCTCTCATGCACCGGGTGCACCTCAACCGGGGCGGCGTGCTGTTCACGCAGGGCGACCCGGGTGCCTCGATGTACGTCGTGGCCAGCGGCAGCCTGAAGGTCACCCGCTCGGCCTCGCGGGACCGGCCGACGATGCTGGCCGTCCTCGGCCCGGGCGACGTGCTGGGCGAGATGTCCCTCCTGGACGCCACCGACCGGGACGCGACCGTCACGGCGGTGGCGCCCACGGTCCTGCTCGAGCTCTCCCGCGCCCGCTTCGACGAGGAGCTCGGCCGCCGTCCCGACTTGGTCCGGGCCCTGCTCGGCCACCTCGCCCGACGGCTCCGCACGTCCAACGACACGGTCTCCGACCTCGTCTTCTCCGACGTCCCCGCCCGGGTCGCCCGGATGGTGCTCCGGCTCGGCGAGCGCTTCGGCGTGCCGAACGCGGACGGCGCCGTGGTCGTGGAGCACCAGCTCACCCAGTCCGAGCTCGCCCAGCTGGTCGGCTCGGCCCGGGAGACGGTCAACAAGGCGCTGGCCCGGTTCGCCTCGGAGGGGTTGATCGACGTACAGCAGCGGGTCATCACCATCCGCGACCAGGAGCGGCTGCGCGCCTTCGCGTCCTGA
- a CDS encoding ABC transporter ATP-binding protein, with amino-acid sequence MATAPAIPPPPVLEAALEIRDLRRSYGTGDAAFEAVRGVDLTVERGTVVALLGTNGAGKTSTLEVVEGLAAPSAGTVRVFGLDPITDRAEVRRRTGVVLQDSGFSGDLTVRETLTMEAATATDPRPVEEVQALVDLDHRADTRVLSLSGGERRRLDLACALLCRPELLMLDEPTTGLDPESRRRVWDLVRDLRADGSAVLLTTHYLDEAEELADRIAIMHAGRIVREGTIAEVVAQQPSTVRYLTPDGETTTLETDDLQSTLTELLSWAATNGVRLDRLDARSASLESTFLALAQAPEGALR; translated from the coding sequence ATGGCAACCGCACCGGCAATCCCCCCTCCCCCCGTCCTCGAGGCCGCGCTGGAGATCCGCGACCTGCGTCGGTCCTACGGCACCGGTGACGCGGCGTTCGAAGCCGTCCGCGGGGTCGACCTCACCGTCGAGCGCGGCACGGTCGTCGCCCTCCTCGGCACCAACGGCGCCGGCAAGACCTCCACCCTCGAGGTCGTCGAGGGCCTGGCCGCACCGTCCGCCGGCACGGTCCGCGTCTTCGGGCTCGACCCGATCACCGACCGTGCCGAGGTACGCCGGCGTACCGGCGTCGTCCTGCAGGACAGCGGCTTCTCCGGCGACCTGACCGTCCGCGAGACCCTCACGATGGAGGCCGCGACCGCGACCGACCCGCGACCGGTCGAGGAGGTCCAGGCGCTGGTCGACCTCGACCACCGCGCCGACACCCGGGTCCTCTCCCTCTCCGGCGGGGAGCGCCGACGCCTCGACCTCGCCTGCGCCCTCCTATGCCGTCCCGAGCTGCTGATGCTCGACGAGCCCACCACGGGGCTCGACCCCGAGAGCCGGCGGCGGGTCTGGGACCTGGTCCGCGACCTGCGCGCCGACGGCAGCGCCGTACTCCTCACGACCCACTACCTGGACGAGGCCGAGGAGCTCGCGGACCGGATCGCGATCATGCACGCCGGCCGCATCGTCCGCGAGGGGACGATCGCCGAGGTCGTCGCGCAGCAGCCGTCCACCGTCCGGTACCTCACGCCCGACGGCGAGACCACCACGCTCGAGACCGACGACCTGCAGTCCACCCTGACCGAGCTGCTGTCCTGGGCCGCCACCAACGGCGTACGCCTGGACCGGCTCGACGCTCGCTCCGCGTCGCTGGAGTCGACGTTCCTCGCGCTCGCCCAGGCACCGGAAGGAGCCCTCCGATGA
- a CDS encoding ABC transporter permease yields MTTLTSLNTSPALRRTTGLTRANALLMLRNRLNLAYGFVLPLLPMAFLLVGDRGEVGAAGMALTSTVVMAVLFPVYYNVLSMTVTRRDELVLKRIRTGETRDLELLTSLALPGVAVALIVGLAAIPIALALGAPIPVNPVLFVLAVLVAALVFAVLAFWTAAWTRNAEAAQITSMPVILLAVVGQVAVSLPEEVRRWVDLTPGAAITDLVRSSWLGLEGTSTDPTLGFGGSWAAAGPPLLVLAAWTALGVWLTARSMRWEPRS; encoded by the coding sequence ATGACCACCCTGACCTCCCTGAACACCTCCCCCGCCCTGCGACGCACGACCGGCCTCACCCGGGCCAACGCGCTGCTGATGCTGCGCAACCGGCTGAACCTGGCGTACGGCTTCGTGCTGCCGTTGCTGCCGATGGCCTTCCTGCTCGTCGGCGACCGCGGCGAGGTCGGAGCGGCCGGGATGGCCCTCACCTCGACGGTGGTGATGGCGGTGTTGTTCCCCGTCTACTACAACGTGCTGTCGATGACCGTGACCCGCCGCGACGAGCTGGTGCTCAAGCGGATCCGGACCGGGGAGACCCGCGACCTGGAGCTGCTGACGTCGCTCGCGCTGCCGGGCGTCGCGGTCGCGCTGATCGTCGGCCTGGCGGCGATCCCGATCGCACTGGCCCTGGGTGCGCCGATCCCGGTGAACCCGGTCCTGTTCGTGCTGGCGGTGCTCGTCGCGGCCCTGGTCTTCGCCGTACTCGCCTTCTGGACCGCGGCATGGACCAGGAACGCCGAGGCCGCCCAGATCACCAGCATGCCGGTGATCCTGCTGGCGGTCGTCGGCCAGGTGGCGGTGAGCCTCCCCGAGGAGGTCCGGCGCTGGGTCGACCTGACGCCCGGCGCGGCGATCACCGACCTGGTGCGCTCCTCGTGGCTGGGCCTCGAGGGCACCTCGACCGACCCGACGCTGGGCTTCGGCGGGAGCTGGGCCGCGGCCGGCCCGCCGCTGCTGGTGCTCGCGGCCTGGACGGCGCTCGGCGTCTGGCTGACCGCCCGGTCGATGCGCTGGGAGCCGCGTTCGTGA
- a CDS encoding histidine kinase: MSSRRWRSWADRDQVDRVDLYTRQSLYVLLWSFTALTAVQASHEVPAEDSGLAVAVAVGGFVVTLAAHRVLSDVIALYPAYRPLPWRSLGPFLGLSVVGFLVVLTLPTEVRGFGVMLLWSAAAWSLVGLRGRRTTAAVLVVLAAAPALAAREPWFLLGGLAIALFVLFTVRASLWLLGVVRELDRARATRSALAVAEERLRFSRDVHDVLGRRLSAIALQAELGAKLARRGDPAAADRMLEVREVAHEALREARELARGYSPTDLAQELEGARSLLRSAGIEVALDVEDLPAELHEPAGWVVREAVTNVLRHSEATRVVISYDGAALRVANDRPTAADGGDGTGLSSLATRLAGVGATLEVEGGEDRFAVVVRLSDAGVLR; encoded by the coding sequence ATGAGCTCTCGCAGGTGGCGGTCGTGGGCCGATCGGGACCAGGTCGACCGCGTCGACCTGTACACCCGGCAGTCCCTCTACGTGCTGCTCTGGAGCTTCACCGCCCTGACCGCGGTACAGGCCTCGCACGAGGTCCCCGCCGAGGACAGCGGCCTGGCGGTCGCGGTCGCGGTCGGGGGTTTCGTCGTCACCCTGGCCGCCCACCGGGTCCTCTCCGACGTGATCGCGCTCTACCCGGCGTACCGCCCGCTCCCCTGGCGCAGCCTCGGGCCCTTCCTCGGACTGTCGGTCGTCGGCTTCCTGGTGGTGCTGACGTTGCCGACCGAGGTCCGCGGGTTCGGTGTGATGCTGCTCTGGTCGGCCGCGGCCTGGTCGCTGGTGGGGCTGCGCGGCCGGCGGACGACGGCCGCCGTGCTCGTCGTGCTCGCGGCTGCGCCCGCGCTGGCGGCCCGCGAGCCGTGGTTCCTGCTCGGGGGCCTCGCGATCGCGCTGTTCGTCCTCTTCACGGTGCGGGCCTCGCTCTGGCTGCTCGGGGTGGTGCGCGAGCTCGACCGGGCCCGCGCGACCAGGTCGGCGCTCGCCGTCGCCGAGGAGCGGCTGCGCTTCTCCCGCGACGTCCACGACGTGCTCGGGCGCCGGCTCTCCGCCATCGCCCTGCAGGCCGAGCTGGGCGCCAAGCTGGCCCGGAGGGGCGACCCGGCCGCCGCAGACCGGATGCTCGAGGTCCGCGAGGTCGCGCACGAGGCGCTCCGTGAGGCGCGTGAGCTGGCCCGCGGCTACAGCCCGACCGACCTGGCTCAGGAGCTGGAGGGGGCGCGCTCCCTGCTGCGCTCGGCGGGCATCGAGGTCGCCCTCGACGTCGAGGACCTGCCGGCCGAGCTCCACGAGCCCGCCGGCTGGGTGGTGCGCGAGGCCGTCACCAACGTGCTCCGGCACTCGGAGGCGACCCGCGTCGTCATCTCGTACGACGGCGCGGCCCTGCGGGTCGCCAACGACCGGCCGACCGCGGCCGACGGCGGCGACGGCACCGGGCTGAGCAGCCTCGCAACCCGGCTGGCCGGCGTCGGCGCGACGCTGGAGGTCGAGGGCGGCGAGGACCGGTTCGCGGTCGTCGTACGCCTGAGCGACGCAGGGGTGCTCCGGTGA
- a CDS encoding response regulator transcription factor — MIRLLLADDEHLIRTALAQLLDLEDDLEVVAQAASGDEVLAVARAQAFDVAVLDLQMPGSDGISAAQELLRLQPGCAVVIVTGHGRPGHLKRALSAGVRGFLPKTTSAATLASVVRSVHAGGRYVDPELSAEAIAAGDSPLTPREADVLELAADGAPVEEIARRASLSPGTVRNYLSSAVTKLDAVNRHDAAITARRLGWI, encoded by the coding sequence GTGATCCGGCTCCTGCTCGCCGACGACGAGCACCTGATCCGCACCGCGCTCGCGCAGCTGCTCGACCTGGAGGACGACCTGGAGGTCGTCGCACAGGCCGCGTCCGGCGACGAGGTGCTCGCGGTCGCGCGCGCCCAGGCGTTCGACGTCGCCGTCCTCGACCTGCAGATGCCCGGGTCCGACGGCATCTCGGCCGCCCAGGAGCTGCTCCGCCTGCAGCCCGGCTGCGCGGTGGTGATCGTGACCGGCCACGGCCGGCCCGGCCACCTCAAGCGGGCGCTGTCGGCCGGCGTACGCGGCTTCCTGCCGAAGACCACCTCCGCCGCGACCCTCGCGTCGGTGGTCCGGTCGGTGCACGCCGGCGGCCGGTACGTCGACCCGGAGCTCTCCGCCGAGGCGATCGCCGCCGGCGACAGTCCGCTCACCCCGCGCGAGGCCGACGTGCTGGAGCTCGCCGCCGACGGTGCCCCCGTCGAGGAGATCGCCCGCCGCGCGTCGCTCTCGCCCGGCACGGTGCGCAACTACCTGTCGAGCGCGGTCACCAAGCTGGACGCCGTCAACCGGCACGACGCCGCCATCACCGCACGGCGGCTGGGCTGGATCTGA
- a CDS encoding DUF1707 domain-containing protein produces the protein MSEAQLRIGDAEREQAAAALGEHFAAGRLSTEEHGDRLDQVWSARTRADLVPLFHDLPGPGSTPGRAPERAGRSRGYWAGGPHHGLPAPLLLVLGVLVTLTVLTHLPIVLLGLGVWVFVASRRRSRRHHHRPELGWR, from the coding sequence ATGAGCGAGGCGCAGCTGCGGATCGGCGACGCGGAGCGCGAGCAGGCGGCCGCGGCCCTGGGCGAGCACTTCGCGGCCGGCCGGCTGAGCACCGAGGAGCACGGCGACCGCCTGGACCAGGTCTGGTCCGCGCGCACCCGCGCCGATCTGGTCCCGCTCTTCCACGACCTCCCCGGCCCGGGCAGTACGCCGGGTCGCGCGCCGGAGCGCGCCGGCCGCAGCCGCGGCTACTGGGCGGGTGGGCCGCACCACGGCCTGCCCGCCCCGCTCCTCCTGGTGCTGGGCGTGCTCGTCACGCTGACCGTGCTGACCCACCTGCCGATCGTCCTGCTCGGCCTCGGCGTGTGGGTGTTCGTCGCGTCCCGGCGGCGCAGTCGCCGGCACCACCACCGTCCGGAGCTCGGCTGGCGCTGA
- a CDS encoding PadR family transcriptional regulator, translating to MGQRGFNRQWSRYAEGQFQQHPGRGGRGGPFDGQFGGFGGFGGRQGPPPWVAGLFGLDQGERRRGPRVRRGDVRSAILDVLRTAQEGDPINGYQVIQQITERSGDAWRPSPGSVYPTIQQLQDEGLVEVDEASRRRTVRLTEDGEAYVAERADELAAVWTPFEDREREERSDFADLKPEIGQVMGAVWQIVTTGSETQRRAAVDVLVDTRRKLYGILAEGDNDSVEEADEA from the coding sequence ATGGGACAGCGTGGATTCAATCGACAGTGGTCGCGGTACGCCGAGGGCCAGTTCCAGCAGCACCCGGGCCGCGGCGGACGCGGCGGCCCCTTCGACGGCCAGTTCGGCGGCTTCGGCGGCTTCGGTGGACGTCAGGGCCCGCCGCCGTGGGTGGCCGGCCTGTTCGGGCTCGACCAGGGCGAGCGCCGGCGGGGCCCGCGGGTCCGCCGCGGTGACGTCCGATCGGCCATCCTCGACGTGCTCCGCACAGCGCAGGAGGGCGATCCGATCAACGGCTACCAGGTGATCCAGCAGATCACCGAGCGGTCCGGCGACGCGTGGCGGCCCAGCCCGGGCTCGGTCTACCCGACCATCCAGCAGCTCCAGGACGAGGGCCTCGTCGAGGTCGACGAGGCCAGCAGGCGTCGTACCGTCCGGCTCACCGAGGACGGCGAGGCGTACGTCGCCGAGCGCGCCGACGAGCTCGCCGCCGTGTGGACGCCCTTCGAGGACCGTGAGCGCGAGGAGCGCAGCGACTTCGCCGACCTCAAGCCGGAGATCGGGCAGGTCATGGGCGCGGTCTGGCAGATCGTCACCACCGGCTCGGAGACCCAGCGCCGCGCGGCCGTCGACGTCCTCGTCGACACCCGCCGCAAGCTCTACGGCATCCTCGCCGAGGGCGACAACGACAGCGTGGAGGAGGCGGACGAGGCATGA